In Cupriavidus basilensis, one genomic interval encodes:
- a CDS encoding PAAR domain-containing protein, with the protein MMRRVACVGDRLSPDGVILPYDGPVFTIGDGAGHQVALIGGQAFCEACKTTGIIAKAGGPRRISFMGETAADGDIVLCKCPTHPRIIATLAGETWCDDEAESAGMASVQEAIAGTTDFPAAPFLASNPRYDQQVQLLDENSGQPLAHRRYRLTGDGGSIEARTDDSGMTERISSDTAATMTLEIFGEDA; encoded by the coding sequence ATGATGCGCAGAGTTGCGTGTGTGGGCGACAGGCTTTCACCAGATGGCGTCATCCTCCCGTATGACGGGCCAGTTTTCACCATTGGCGACGGTGCCGGCCACCAGGTAGCGCTTATCGGTGGGCAAGCCTTCTGCGAAGCCTGCAAGACCACCGGCATCATTGCAAAGGCTGGCGGACCGAGACGTATTAGCTTCATGGGCGAGACGGCGGCTGATGGCGATATCGTGCTCTGCAAGTGCCCGACACATCCGCGCATTATCGCCACTCTCGCCGGCGAGACTTGGTGCGACGACGAAGCCGAGAGCGCTGGAATGGCAAGCGTGCAGGAAGCTATCGCGGGCACAACGGATTTCCCCGCAGCGCCCTTCTTGGCCTCTAACCCCCGTTACGACCAACAGGTGCAACTTCTGGACGAAAACTCCGGCCAACCCCTGGCACACCGGCGCTACCGCCTCACAGGCGATGGCGGATCGATCGAGGCGCGAACGGATGACAGCGGTATGACCGAGCGCATTTCGAGCGATACCGCAGCGACCATGACGCTGGAGATTTTTGGGGAGGATGCCTGA
- a CDS encoding cold-shock protein produces the protein MASGIVKWFNDAKGFGFIKPDDGEEELFAHFSAIQMNGFKTLKEGQRVSFEIIQGPKGKQATNIQDNA, from the coding sequence ATGGCAAGCGGTATCGTCAAATGGTTCAATGACGCCAAGGGCTTTGGGTTCATCAAGCCGGACGACGGCGAAGAAGAACTGTTTGCGCACTTTTCGGCCATCCAGATGAATGGCTTCAAGACCCTGAAAGAGGGTCAGCGCGTATCCTTCGAAATCATCCAGGGCCCCAAGGGCAAACAAGCCACCAATATCCAGGATAACGCCTGA
- a CDS encoding type II toxin-antitoxin system mRNA interferase toxin, RelE/StbE family, which produces MAHHCLLLRRGGVLHRHLPTRGFLGGPSLTPTADERCRHNRQSRCKCLAIPPQADGAPFGPEWLDHALMGGWADHRECHVGGDFLLIYWLDSAGTGGQDISRLMTYISGRLYVRKQPKLSKKPPKSDKNDRKSMRNRGGRLKGATSEQTKSPALT; this is translated from the coding sequence GTGGCGCATCATTGCCTCCTATTGCGTAGGGGTGGCGTTCTTCATCGGCACCTTCCTACTCGCGGATTCCTGGGCGGCCCGTCACTTACCCCCACGGCAGACGAGCGCTGCCGCCATAATCGGCAATCTCGATGTAAGTGCTTAGCCATCCCTCCACAGGCCGACGGCGCGCCGTTCGGGCCCGAGTGGCTGGACCATGCGCTCATGGGCGGCTGGGCCGACCATCGCGAATGCCACGTTGGCGGCGACTTCCTGTTGATCTACTGGCTGGATAGTGCCGGCACTGGAGGGCAAGATATTTCGCGCCTAATGACGTACATTTCGGGGCGTTTGTATGTGCGGAAACAGCCAAAATTGTCCAAAAAGCCACCAAAGAGCGACAAAAACGACCGGAAATCAATGAGGAATCGAGGTGGCAGGCTAAAAGGCGCGACCAGCGAGCAAACAAAAAGCCCGGCATTGACCTGA
- the icd gene encoding NADP-dependent isocitrate dehydrogenase, which produces MYQHIKVPAGEKITVNQDFSLNVPDNPIIPFIEGDGTGLDITPVMIKVVDAAVAKAYGGKRKISWMEIYAGEKSTKVYGPDVWLPEETLEVLKDYVVSIKGPLTTPVGGGIRSLNVALRQQLDLYVCLRPVAYFKGVPSPVREPQKIDMVIFRENSEDIYAGIEWEAESDQAKKLIAFLQNEMGVKKIRFPDTSGIGVKPVSKQGTKRLVRKAIQYAIDNDKPSVTIVHKGNIMKFTEGGFRDWAYELAQQEFGAELIDGGPWCKFKNPKTGREIVIKDAIADAFLQQILLRPAEYSVIATLNLNGDYISDALAAQVGGIGIAPGANLSDSVAMFEATHGTAPKYAGKDYVNPGSEILSAEMMLRHMGWTEAADLIISSMEKSILSKKVTYDFARLLEGATQVSCSGFGQVMIDNM; this is translated from the coding sequence ATGTATCAACACATCAAGGTTCCGGCCGGCGAAAAGATCACGGTCAACCAGGATTTTTCGCTGAATGTTCCGGACAATCCGATCATTCCATTCATCGAAGGCGACGGTACGGGCCTGGATATCACCCCGGTGATGATCAAGGTGGTCGATGCAGCCGTGGCCAAGGCCTACGGTGGCAAGCGCAAGATCTCCTGGATGGAGATCTACGCCGGCGAGAAGTCGACCAAGGTGTATGGCCCTGACGTGTGGCTGCCTGAAGAAACCCTGGAAGTCCTCAAGGACTACGTGGTGTCCATCAAAGGCCCGCTGACCACGCCGGTCGGCGGCGGCATCCGCTCGCTCAACGTGGCGCTGCGCCAGCAACTGGACCTGTACGTCTGCCTGCGCCCGGTGGCGTACTTCAAGGGCGTGCCCTCGCCGGTGCGCGAGCCGCAAAAGATCGACATGGTGATCTTCCGCGAGAACTCGGAAGACATCTACGCCGGAATTGAATGGGAAGCGGAAAGCGACCAGGCCAAGAAGCTGATCGCCTTCCTGCAGAACGAAATGGGAGTGAAGAAGATCCGTTTCCCGGATACCTCGGGCATTGGCGTCAAGCCGGTCTCCAAGCAAGGCACCAAGCGCCTGGTGCGCAAGGCCATCCAGTACGCGATCGACAACGACAAGCCGTCGGTGACCATCGTGCACAAGGGCAACATCATGAAGTTCACCGAAGGTGGCTTCCGTGACTGGGCCTACGAGCTGGCACAGCAGGAATTCGGCGCCGAGCTGATCGACGGCGGCCCGTGGTGCAAGTTCAAGAACCCGAAGACCGGCCGCGAAATCGTCATCAAGGACGCCATCGCCGACGCCTTCCTGCAGCAGATCCTGCTGCGCCCGGCCGAATATTCGGTGATCGCCACGCTGAACCTGAACGGTGACTACATCTCCGACGCGCTGGCGGCCCAGGTTGGCGGCATTGGCATTGCCCCGGGCGCCAACCTGTCGGATTCCGTGGCCATGTTCGAAGCCACCCACGGCACCGCGCCAAAGTACGCCGGCAAGGACTATGTGAACCCGGGTTCCGAAATCCTCTCCGCGGAAATGATGCTGCGCCACATGGGCTGGACCGAAGCCGCCGACCTGATCATCTCCTCGATGGAGAAGTCCATCCTGTCGAAGAAGGTCACCTATGACTTCGCCCGCCTGCTCGAAGGCGCGACACAGGTGTCGTGCTCGGGCTTTGGACAGGTGATGATCGACAATATGTAA
- a CDS encoding thioesterase domain-containing protein, producing MQPIKTIQIPLTPVEKRAPVKFYLLRPRGTLYWGGAGLDGGYVRPQLEAFRKAGVTHCFAGLTNSVTADLPKGTSYAFAGTLLDAIRSGLAIRSRDDGEWTITSGMAAEAPQFNLIGYSYGSLLAAQTAWSYARAGHVIDHLVLVGSPIEAGFLADLRSHKGIRKTTVINLTEHGDPIYAGMPWAELVVAAPLLGKQMIANKGEGHFYYAHVMPDSPRRWTALAQRVADEGLR from the coding sequence ATGCAACCAATCAAGACGATACAAATTCCATTGACTCCGGTTGAGAAGCGCGCGCCCGTGAAGTTCTATCTGCTGCGGCCTCGCGGGACTCTGTATTGGGGTGGGGCCGGACTGGATGGAGGCTACGTGCGGCCGCAACTCGAGGCATTCCGGAAGGCCGGGGTTACCCACTGCTTTGCTGGCCTTACAAACTCGGTGACTGCCGATCTTCCCAAGGGCACGAGCTATGCATTTGCGGGCACGTTGCTCGATGCCATTCGGTCCGGTCTGGCCATCCGCTCACGCGATGACGGGGAATGGACAATCACAAGCGGCATGGCGGCAGAGGCTCCCCAATTCAATCTGATAGGTTACAGCTATGGGTCACTGCTAGCGGCTCAGACGGCATGGTCATATGCTCGTGCCGGGCACGTGATTGATCATCTCGTCTTGGTGGGGTCACCTATCGAGGCAGGGTTTCTCGCCGATCTGCGTAGCCACAAGGGTATTCGCAAGACCACTGTAATCAATCTGACTGAACATGGAGATCCGATTTACGCCGGCATGCCATGGGCAGAGCTTGTCGTGGCGGCACCGCTGCTCGGCAAACAAATGATTGCAAACAAAGGGGAAGGGCATTTCTACTATGCGCATGTAATGCCAGACAGCCCGCGGCGTTGGACCGCCCTGGCGCAGCGAGTCGCTGACGAGGGGCTCCGATGA
- the clpA gene encoding ATP-dependent Clp protease ATP-binding subunit ClpA: MIAQELEVSLHMAFVEARQARHEFITVEHLLLALLDNPTAAEVLRACAANIEDLRTSLKNFIADNTPVVPGTDEVDTQPALGFQRVIQRAIMHVQSTSNGKKEVTGANVLVAIFGEKDSHAVYYLQQQGVTRLDVVNFISHGIRKDQAEPAKHGDGTAEGEGGDGKESPLEQFTQNLNTLAKAGKIDPLIGRESEVERVVQVLCRRRKNNPLLVGEAGVGKTAIAEGLAWRITKNEVPDILEKAVVYSLDMGALLAGTKYRGDFEQRLKGVLKSLKDNPNAILFIDEIHTLIGAGAASGGTLDASNLLKPALSSGQLKCIGATTFTEYRGIFEKDAALSRRFQKIDVVEPSVDQTVQILRGLKSRFEEHHGVKYAAAALTAAAELSARFITDRHLPDKAIDVIDEAGAAQRILPKSKQKKTIGKGEIEDIVSRIARIPPQSVNQDDRSKLQTLDRDLKSVVFGQEPAIEALASAIKMSRAGLGKTDKPIGSFLFSGPTGVGKTEVAKQLAFIMGIELLRFDMSEYMERHAVSRLIGAPPGYVGFDQGGLLTEAVTKKPHCVLLLDEIEKAHPDIFNILLQVMDHGALTDNNGRRADFRNVIIIMTTNAGAETMNRATIGFTSSREQGDEMVDIKRMFTPEFRNRLDAIISFRSLDEEIILRVVDKFLMQLEEQLHEKKVEASFSDHLRKFLAKKGFDPLMGARPMQRLIQDLIRKALADELLFGKLVSGGRVVVDLDEQDQIKLDFAEAAEEPPEAPENEKAEV; the protein is encoded by the coding sequence ATGATTGCGCAAGAATTGGAAGTCAGCCTGCACATGGCGTTTGTTGAAGCCCGGCAGGCACGCCACGAGTTCATAACCGTGGAGCACCTGCTACTGGCGTTGCTTGACAACCCCACGGCAGCGGAAGTCTTGCGCGCCTGCGCAGCCAATATTGAGGATTTGCGCACCAGTCTGAAGAACTTCATCGCGGACAACACGCCCGTGGTGCCTGGTACCGACGAGGTGGATACCCAGCCTGCGCTGGGCTTCCAGCGCGTTATCCAGCGCGCCATCATGCATGTCCAGTCCACTTCCAACGGCAAGAAGGAAGTAACCGGGGCCAACGTCCTGGTGGCGATCTTTGGCGAGAAGGACTCGCACGCGGTGTACTACCTCCAGCAGCAGGGCGTGACCCGGCTGGATGTGGTCAATTTCATCAGCCATGGCATCCGCAAGGACCAGGCCGAGCCCGCCAAGCATGGCGACGGCACGGCCGAGGGCGAAGGCGGTGATGGCAAGGAGAGCCCGCTCGAGCAGTTCACCCAGAACCTGAACACGCTGGCCAAGGCCGGCAAGATCGATCCGCTGATCGGCCGCGAGAGCGAGGTCGAGCGGGTGGTCCAGGTGCTGTGCCGCCGGCGCAAGAACAACCCGCTGCTGGTGGGCGAGGCGGGCGTCGGCAAGACCGCGATCGCCGAAGGCCTGGCCTGGCGCATCACCAAGAACGAAGTGCCCGACATCCTCGAGAAGGCGGTCGTGTACTCGCTCGACATGGGCGCCCTGCTGGCCGGCACCAAGTACCGTGGGGACTTCGAGCAGCGCCTCAAGGGCGTGCTGAAGTCGCTCAAGGACAACCCGAACGCGATCCTGTTCATCGACGAGATCCACACGCTGATCGGCGCGGGCGCCGCTTCGGGCGGGACGCTGGACGCCAGCAACCTGCTCAAGCCGGCACTGTCGTCGGGCCAGCTCAAGTGCATCGGCGCGACCACCTTCACTGAATACCGAGGCATCTTCGAGAAGGACGCGGCCCTGTCGCGCCGTTTCCAGAAGATCGACGTGGTGGAGCCGTCGGTCGACCAGACCGTGCAGATCCTGCGTGGCCTGAAGTCGCGCTTCGAAGAGCACCATGGCGTCAAGTACGCGGCAGCGGCGCTGACTGCGGCGGCCGAGTTGTCGGCGCGCTTCATCACCGACCGCCACCTGCCGGACAAGGCCATCGATGTGATCGATGAGGCCGGTGCAGCCCAGCGCATCCTGCCCAAGTCCAAGCAGAAGAAGACCATCGGCAAGGGCGAGATCGAGGACATCGTTTCGCGCATCGCGCGCATCCCGCCGCAGAGCGTCAACCAGGATGACCGCAGCAAGCTGCAGACCCTGGATCGCGACCTGAAATCGGTGGTGTTCGGCCAGGAGCCGGCCATCGAGGCGCTGGCTTCGGCCATCAAGATGTCGCGTGCGGGCCTGGGCAAGACGGACAAGCCGATCGGCTCCTTCCTGTTCTCCGGCCCGACCGGGGTGGGCAAGACCGAAGTGGCCAAGCAGCTTGCCTTCATCATGGGCATCGAGCTGCTGCGCTTCGACATGTCCGAATACATGGAACGCCATGCGGTGAGCCGGCTGATCGGCGCGCCGCCGGGATATGTGGGCTTTGACCAGGGCGGCCTGCTGACCGAGGCCGTCACCAAGAAGCCGCACTGCGTGCTGCTGCTGGACGAAATCGAGAAGGCGCATCCGGATATCTTCAATATCCTGCTGCAGGTGATGGATCATGGCGCGCTGACCGATAACAATGGCCGCCGCGCCGACTTCCGCAACGTGATCATCATCATGACCACCAACGCGGGAGCGGAAACCATGAACCGCGCCACCATCGGCTTCACGTCCTCGCGCGAGCAGGGCGACGAGATGGTCGACATCAAGCGCATGTTCACGCCGGAGTTCCGTAACCGGCTGGATGCCATCATCAGCTTCCGCTCGCTCGACGAGGAAATCATCCTCCGCGTGGTCGACAAGTTCCTGATGCAGCTTGAGGAGCAGCTTCACGAGAAGAAGGTGGAAGCCAGCTTCAGCGACCACCTGCGCAAGTTCCTCGCCAAGAAGGGTTTCGACCCGCTGATGGGCGCGCGGCCGATGCAGCGCCTGATCCAGGACCTGATCCGCAAGGCGCTGGCTGACGAACTCCTGTTCGGCAAGCTGGTGTCCGGTGGCCGGGTGGTGGTGGATCTCGACGAGCAGGACCAGATCAAGCTGGACTTTGCCGAGGCAGCCGAGGAACCGCCGGAAGCGCCGGAAAACGAGAAAGCGGAAGTCTAG
- the clpS gene encoding ATP-dependent Clp protease adapter ClpS, whose translation MATRLANVPQREAGTVLERKEQALKPPAMYKVLLLNDDFTPMEFVVMILQQYFSRDRETATQIMLTVHREGKGVCGIYTRDIAATKVELVSTHARQAGHPLQCVMEEA comes from the coding sequence ATGGCTACACGGCTGGCAAATGTCCCACAACGCGAAGCAGGCACCGTACTGGAGCGGAAAGAGCAGGCGCTCAAACCGCCCGCCATGTACAAGGTGTTGCTGCTGAATGACGACTTCACCCCGATGGAGTTCGTCGTGATGATCCTGCAGCAGTATTTCAGCAGGGACCGGGAGACGGCAACGCAGATCATGTTGACCGTCCACCGGGAGGGTAAGGGGGTCTGCGGCATCTATACCAGGGATATCGCGGCAACGAAGGTCGAGCTGGTGTCAACCCACGCACGGCAGGCGGGTCATCCGTTGCAGTGCGTGATGGAGGAAGCATGA
- a CDS encoding Bug family tripartite tricarboxylate transporter substrate binding protein, translated as MSQSQRSRLRRLLLKSLPVGAMPLIPVPGLAALVGDATTGASGRPIAMVLPFPPGGSVDIVARQLQPGLKSGLGQTVVIDNKPGAGGLIASSTVARAKPDGSTLLMAFDTHAINPFAYKNLPYDTFRDFTPISQLVRFPLVIAANPSLPASNVKELVAMARQKPESIHYASSGIGSLNQLAAEALATEAGVRFLHVPYKGGGPAVQAVLSNEVDIFFSSYAAVQAHVAAKTIKLLGVTGTTRLRQFPQLPTVAEQGYRGFEAYSWIGVFGPAGLPEPTVARLHDALVQSLRQQRVVDALAMQGFEIVGGSPAELASLVRHEHDKWQAVARKANIQFD; from the coding sequence ATGTCCCAATCCCAACGCTCGCGGCTGCGCCGCCTGCTGCTCAAATCGTTGCCCGTTGGCGCGATGCCCCTGATTCCCGTGCCTGGCCTGGCTGCCCTGGTTGGCGACGCCACGACAGGCGCGTCCGGCCGCCCTATCGCCATGGTGTTGCCATTCCCTCCGGGAGGCAGCGTCGATATCGTCGCACGCCAGCTTCAGCCCGGCCTGAAGAGCGGGCTCGGCCAGACGGTGGTGATCGACAACAAGCCAGGCGCCGGCGGCCTCATTGCTTCGAGCACCGTGGCCCGGGCCAAGCCGGATGGCAGCACGCTATTGATGGCATTCGACACCCATGCCATCAACCCGTTTGCGTACAAGAACCTGCCCTACGATACCTTCCGCGACTTCACGCCGATCTCGCAACTGGTGCGTTTTCCACTGGTGATCGCGGCTAACCCGTCGTTGCCGGCGTCCAACGTGAAGGAGTTGGTCGCCATGGCGCGGCAGAAGCCGGAGAGCATCCACTATGCGTCTTCCGGCATCGGCAGCCTTAACCAGCTCGCCGCCGAGGCGCTGGCGACCGAGGCCGGGGTGCGCTTTCTCCACGTGCCGTACAAAGGTGGCGGCCCGGCGGTGCAGGCTGTTCTGTCCAATGAAGTCGACATATTTTTCTCCAGTTATGCAGCGGTGCAGGCGCATGTGGCAGCCAAGACGATCAAGCTGCTTGGCGTGACCGGCACCACCCGCCTGCGCCAGTTCCCGCAGTTGCCAACCGTGGCCGAGCAAGGCTATCGCGGTTTTGAAGCCTATTCATGGATCGGCGTGTTTGGCCCGGCCGGATTGCCGGAGCCGACCGTGGCGCGCCTGCACGATGCCTTGGTTCAGTCGTTGCGGCAGCAGCGCGTGGTGGATGCGCTGGCCATGCAGGGCTTCGAGATCGTGGGCGGCAGCCCCGCCGAACTGGCCAGCCTGGTACGCCACGAGCACGACAAATGGCAGGCGGTGGCGCGCAAGGCCAATATCCAGTTCGATTGA